One Oryza glaberrima chromosome 11, OglaRS2, whole genome shotgun sequence genomic region harbors:
- the LOC127754870 gene encoding bifunctional dihydrofolate reductase-thymidylate synthase isoform X1: MLVAEVFRAGAYISRFSRHACQVARFSGISCAPISQFRRPQSLEGSRKLRSCCFIQTRLITMATTLSNGVSQNGPQRNYQVVVAATRDMGIGKDGVLPWKLLGDLKFFKELTVTTADPVKKNAVIMGRKTWESLPLKARPLPGRLNIILTRSGSFEFATVENVVICGSMNSALELLSSTPYCLSIEKVFVIGGGQVLRESLNGPSCEAVHLTDIQSSIECDTFIPPIDLLVFQPWYSSLPVVESNIRHSFVTYVRVRKTMAETHDSNGKESANDGIKSDKFETENFSFLPKLIFDRHEEYHYLNLVEDIIRSGAQKNDRTGTGTLSKFGCQMRFNLRNSFPLLTTKKVFWRGVVEELLWFISGSTSAKVLQEKGIHIWDGNASREYLDSVGLAHREEGDLGPVYGFQWRHFGAEYTDMHADYTGKGFDQLMDVIDKIKNNPDDRRIILSAWNPSDLKKMALPPCHMFAQFYVESGELSCQMYQRSADMGLGVPFNIASYSLLTYMIAHVCGLSPGEFVHVIGDAHVYRTHVRALEEQIQKLPKPFPILKINPLKKDIDSFVASDFKLVGYDPHQKIEMKMAI, translated from the exons ATGTTAGTTGCAGAGGTGTTCAGAGCAGGAGCATACATCTCTAGATTTTCGCGACATGCATGCCAA GTTGCAAGATTTTCGGGCATTAGCTGTGCACCCATTTCTCAATTCAGAAGACCTCAATCTCTGGAGGGCAGCAGAAAACTAAGGTCTTGCTGCTTTATTCAAACCCGACTGATAACCATGGCTACAACTCTCTCCAATGGTGTTTCACAGAATGGCCCTCAGAGGAACTATCAGGTAGTTGTTGCTGCTACTCGCGACATGGGCATTGGAAAGGATGGGGTCTTGCCATGGAAGCTCCTTGGCGACCTTAAATTTTTCAAGGAGCTTACAGTGACTACAGCTGATCCTGTGAAGAAAAATGCTGTTATAATGGGGAGGAAAACATGGGAGAGTTTACCCCTTAAGGCTAGGCCATTGCCTGGCCGTTTGAACATCATATTGACTAGGTCTGGTAGTTTTGAGTTTGCAACAGTCGAAAATGTTGTTATCTGTGGAAGCATGAACTCTGCATTGGAACTACTATCATCAACTCCATACTGTTTATCCATTGAGAAAGTTTTTGTTATAGGGGGTGGACAAGTACTAAG GGAATCTCTTAATGGACCTTCATGTGAGGCAGTCCATTTAACTGACATTCAGTCAAGCATTGAGTGTGACACCTTTATTCCTCCGATTGACTTATTGGTGTTCCAACCATGGTATTCATCTTTGCCTGTGGTAGAGAGCAACATTAGGCATTCGTTTGTGACCTATGTTCGGGTTAGAAAAACAATGGCAGAAACACATGACTCAAATGGCAAGGAATCAGCTAATGATGGTATCAAGAGTGACAAATTTGAAACCGAGAATTTCTCTTTTCTCCCTAAGTTGATATTTGACCGCCATGAGGAGTATCACTATCTCAATCTTGTTGAAGATATTATAAGGAGTGGTGCTCAGAAAAATGACAGAACAGGAACAGGGACATTATCGAAATTTGGTTGTCAG ATGCGGTTCAACTTAAGGAATAGCTTCCCATTGTTGACAACAAAG AAGGTATTTTGGAGGGGTGTTGTTGAAGAACTCCTGTGGTTCATCAGTGGCTCGACAAGTGCAAAG GTTTTACAAGAGAAAGGCATTCATATTTGGGATGGCAATGCTTCGAGAGAGTATCTTGACAG TGTTGGCTTAGCACATAGGGAGGAAGGTGATCTAGGTCCGGTTTATGGATTTCAATGGCGACACTTTGGTGCTGA ATATACCGACATGCATGCTGACTATACTGGTAAAGGCTTTGATCAGCTAATGGATGTGATTGACAAGATCAAGAATAATCCTGACGATAGGCGAATTATCCTATCTGCGTGGAATCCTTCAGATCTCAAGAAGATGGCCCTTCCTCCTTGCCACATGTTTGCACAA TTTTATGTTGAGAGCGGGGAGCTATCGTGCCAGATGTATCAACGCTCTGCTGATATGGGACTTGGTGTTCCATTCAACATTGCATCATATTCTCTTCTGACATACATGATTGCTCATGTTTGCG GTCTTTCTCCTGGAGAGTTTGTCCATGTTATTGGTGATGCCCATGTCTATAGAACACATGTGCGAGCTCTGGAGGAGCAAATCCAGAAGCTACCTAAACCATTTCCA ATTTTGAAGATTAACCCTTTGAAGAAGGATATAGATTCTTTCGTGGCATCAGACTTCAAGCTGGTCGGTTATGATCCTCACCAGAAGATTGAAATGAAAATGGCAATATAA
- the LOC127754870 gene encoding bifunctional dihydrofolate reductase-thymidylate synthase isoform X2: protein MATTLSNGVSQNGPQRNYQVVVAATRDMGIGKDGVLPWKLLGDLKFFKELTVTTADPVKKNAVIMGRKTWESLPLKARPLPGRLNIILTRSGSFEFATVENVVICGSMNSALELLSSTPYCLSIEKVFVIGGGQVLRESLNGPSCEAVHLTDIQSSIECDTFIPPIDLLVFQPWYSSLPVVESNIRHSFVTYVRVRKTMAETHDSNGKESANDGIKSDKFETENFSFLPKLIFDRHEEYHYLNLVEDIIRSGAQKNDRTGTGTLSKFGCQMRFNLRNSFPLLTTKKVFWRGVVEELLWFISGSTSAKVLQEKGIHIWDGNASREYLDSVGLAHREEGDLGPVYGFQWRHFGAEYTDMHADYTGKGFDQLMDVIDKIKNNPDDRRIILSAWNPSDLKKMALPPCHMFAQFYVESGELSCQMYQRSADMGLGVPFNIASYSLLTYMIAHVCGLSPGEFVHVIGDAHVYRTHVRALEEQIQKLPKPFPILKINPLKKDIDSFVASDFKLVGYDPHQKIEMKMAI, encoded by the exons ATGGCTACAACTCTCTCCAATGGTGTTTCACAGAATGGCCCTCAGAGGAACTATCAGGTAGTTGTTGCTGCTACTCGCGACATGGGCATTGGAAAGGATGGGGTCTTGCCATGGAAGCTCCTTGGCGACCTTAAATTTTTCAAGGAGCTTACAGTGACTACAGCTGATCCTGTGAAGAAAAATGCTGTTATAATGGGGAGGAAAACATGGGAGAGTTTACCCCTTAAGGCTAGGCCATTGCCTGGCCGTTTGAACATCATATTGACTAGGTCTGGTAGTTTTGAGTTTGCAACAGTCGAAAATGTTGTTATCTGTGGAAGCATGAACTCTGCATTGGAACTACTATCATCAACTCCATACTGTTTATCCATTGAGAAAGTTTTTGTTATAGGGGGTGGACAAGTACTAAG GGAATCTCTTAATGGACCTTCATGTGAGGCAGTCCATTTAACTGACATTCAGTCAAGCATTGAGTGTGACACCTTTATTCCTCCGATTGACTTATTGGTGTTCCAACCATGGTATTCATCTTTGCCTGTGGTAGAGAGCAACATTAGGCATTCGTTTGTGACCTATGTTCGGGTTAGAAAAACAATGGCAGAAACACATGACTCAAATGGCAAGGAATCAGCTAATGATGGTATCAAGAGTGACAAATTTGAAACCGAGAATTTCTCTTTTCTCCCTAAGTTGATATTTGACCGCCATGAGGAGTATCACTATCTCAATCTTGTTGAAGATATTATAAGGAGTGGTGCTCAGAAAAATGACAGAACAGGAACAGGGACATTATCGAAATTTGGTTGTCAG ATGCGGTTCAACTTAAGGAATAGCTTCCCATTGTTGACAACAAAG AAGGTATTTTGGAGGGGTGTTGTTGAAGAACTCCTGTGGTTCATCAGTGGCTCGACAAGTGCAAAG GTTTTACAAGAGAAAGGCATTCATATTTGGGATGGCAATGCTTCGAGAGAGTATCTTGACAG TGTTGGCTTAGCACATAGGGAGGAAGGTGATCTAGGTCCGGTTTATGGATTTCAATGGCGACACTTTGGTGCTGA ATATACCGACATGCATGCTGACTATACTGGTAAAGGCTTTGATCAGCTAATGGATGTGATTGACAAGATCAAGAATAATCCTGACGATAGGCGAATTATCCTATCTGCGTGGAATCCTTCAGATCTCAAGAAGATGGCCCTTCCTCCTTGCCACATGTTTGCACAA TTTTATGTTGAGAGCGGGGAGCTATCGTGCCAGATGTATCAACGCTCTGCTGATATGGGACTTGGTGTTCCATTCAACATTGCATCATATTCTCTTCTGACATACATGATTGCTCATGTTTGCG GTCTTTCTCCTGGAGAGTTTGTCCATGTTATTGGTGATGCCCATGTCTATAGAACACATGTGCGAGCTCTGGAGGAGCAAATCCAGAAGCTACCTAAACCATTTCCA ATTTTGAAGATTAACCCTTTGAAGAAGGATATAGATTCTTTCGTGGCATCAGACTTCAAGCTGGTCGGTTATGATCCTCACCAGAAGATTGAAATGAAAATGGCAATATAA
- the LOC127754342 gene encoding 6-phosphogluconate dehydrogenase, decarboxylating 2, chloroplastic produces MASPAPAPPAASSSAAGSAPPPRIGLAGLATMGQNLALNIAEKGFPISVYNRTAAKVDATVSRAEAEGALPVLGHRDPRGFVLSLSRPRTVVLLVQAGRAVDATIDALVPYLDAGDAIVDGGNEWYQNTERRIEEAAARGILYLGMGVSGGEEGARNGPSLMPGGHVDAYNNIRDILEKAAAQTEDGACVTFVGPGGAGNFVKMVHNGIEYGDMQLIAEAYDVLRRVGGLSNSEIADVFAEWNRGELESFLVEITADIFTVADPLDGSGGGGLVDKILDKTGMKGTGKWTVQQAAELAIAAPTIAASLDGRYLSGLKDERVAAAGVLEAEGMPSGLLETINVDKKMLVDRVRQALYAAKICSYAQGMNLLRAKSVEKGWNLNLAELARIWKGGCIIRAKFLDRIKKAYDRNPELANLIVDREFAREMVQRQNAWRWVVARAVEAGISTPGMSASLSYFDTYRCSRLPANLIQAQRDLFGAHTYERIDRPGSFHTEWTKLARKSNGAAI; encoded by the coding sequence ATGgcctccccggcgccggcgccgcccgcggcctcctcctccgcggcggggtccgccccgccgccgcgcatcgGCCTCGCGGGGCTCGCCACCATGGGCCAGAACCTCGCCCTCAACATCGCCGAGAAGGGCTTCCCGATCTCCGTCTACAACCGCACCGCCGCCAAGGTCGACGCCACCGTGTCCCgcgccgaggccgagggcgcGCTCCCGGTGCTCGGCCACCGCGACCCGCGGGGCTtcgtcctctccctctccaggcCCCGCACCGTCGTGCTGCTCGTCCAGGCCGggcgcgccgtcgacgccacCATCGACGCGCTCGTCCCCTACCTCGACGCCGGGGACGCCATCGTCGACGGCGGGAACGAGTGGTACCAGAACACGGAGCGGCGgatcgaggaggccgccgcgagGGGGATACTCTACCTCGGGATGGGGGtctccggcggcgaggagggcgcgcGGAACGGGCCCTCGCTGATGCCGGGGGGCCACGTCGACGCCTACAACAACATCAGGGACATCCTCGAGAAGGCCGCCGCGCAGACGGAGGATGGGGCGTGCGTCACCTTCGTCGGCCCCGGCGGCGCGGGCAACTTCGTTAAGATGGTGCACAACGGGATCGAGTACGGCGACATGCAGCTCATCGCCGAGGCCTACGACGTgctccgccgcgtcggcggcctGTCCAACTCGGAGATCGCTGACGTCTTCGCGGAGTGGAACCGGGGGGAATTGGAGAGTTTCTTGGTTGAGATTACTGCCGATATATTCACGGTAGCCGACCCGCttgatggcagcggcggcggtgggctggtGGACAAGATTCTTGACAAGACGGGGATGAAGGGAACCGGGAAGTGGACGGTGCAGCAGGCAGCAGAGCTTGCGATTGCTGCGCCCACGATTGCAGCATCACTGGATGGGAGGTACTTGTCTGGGTTGAAGGACGAGCGTGTGGCGGCCGCAGGGGTTCTAGAGGCGGAGGGGATGCCATCAGGGCTACTCGAGACGATTAATGTTGATAAGAAGATGCTAGTTGACAGGGTGAGGCAAGCTCTGTATGCAGCAAAGATTTGCAGCTACGCGCAGGGGATGAACCTTCTGCGAGCAAAGAGTGTGGAGAAGGGGTGGAATCTTAACCTCGCAGAGCTTGCAAGGATTTGGAAGGGCGGGTGCATTATCCGGGCGAAGTTTCTTGATAGGATCAAGAAGGCGTATGACAGGAACCCTGAGCTGGCCAATCTGATCGTGGACAGGGAGTTTGCAAGGGAGATGGTTCAGCGGCAGAATGCATGGCGGTGGGTTGTGGCTCGTGCTGTGGAGGCTGGGATTAGCACTCCAGGGATGTCTGCTAGCCTTTCATACTTTGACACCTACAGGTGTAGTCGGCTGCCTGCAAATCTGATCCAAGCAC